In the Hordeum vulgare subsp. vulgare chromosome 7H, MorexV3_pseudomolecules_assembly, whole genome shotgun sequence genome, one interval contains:
- the LOC123412011 gene encoding uncharacterized protein LOC123412011, with the protein MEHDTPYHRGQNRWSKETWNLMVTQFHAKHKHVKFSKLEIQDKEKDLKREYMMLKEARKQSSVSWDDKRCMIEAHTDLWDNLMISYPSIEKFKNKSFPLFDSLGELYDGKFTNFCCFLLTLNSTYCLVACMHFAGHTTEGAYNFTSIAQPSQIDKDFEYEREVEEVKESDDLEMMNQVQHDEDYLQILDQMDAAHRKEDVNPSEQVGRIMDGSGKTPQKKPKKEKPKNSGDVIAGALEKYIELNKRQADDEAAYLSNEKAEATKLHDFSITKCMDVLRTMADVTYIEKIKTFNFFKDAANREIFINPADDDKDTVVVALEPYVPMRFSSTRGSKVG; encoded by the exons ATGGAGCACGATACTCCTTACCACCGAGGGCAAAATAGATGGAGCAAGGAAACTTGGAACTTGATGGTGACGCAATTCCATGCAAAACACAAACATGTGAAGTTCTCGAAGCTTGAAATTCAAgataaggagaaggacctcaaaagagAATACATGATGTTAAAAGAAGCTCGAAAGCAAAGCAGTGTTAGCTGGGATGACAAAAGATGTATGATAGAAGCTCACACCGACCTTTGGGACAATCTGATGATT TCATATCCAAGTATCGAGAAATTCAAGAATAAATCTTTTCCTCTCTTTGACTCGCTAGGAGAACTCTATGATGGTAAGTTTACAAACTTTTGTTGCTTCCTCTTAACTCTTAATTCTACCTATTGCTTGGTTGCTTGCATGCATTTTGCAGGACATACAACTGAGGGTGCCTATAATTTCACATCCATTGCACAACCATCACAAATTGACAAAGACTTTGAATATGAAAGAGAGGTTGAGGAAGTAAAAGAAAGTGATGACTTGGAGATGATGAATCAAGTGCAACATGATGAAGATTACTTGCAAATTCTGGATCAAATGGATGCTGCACATAGGAAGGAGGATGTCAATCCAAGTGAACAAGTGGGACGTATAATGGATGGTTCAGGAAAGAcgccccaaaagaagcccaagaaGGAGAAGCccaagaacagtggagatgtgattGCTGGAGCATTAGAGAAGTATATAGAGTTGAATAAAAGGCAAGCAGATGATGAAGCTGCATACTTGTCCAATGAAAAGGCAGAGGCAACAAAATTACATGACTTCTCTATCACCAAGTGCATGGATGTGTTGAGAACAATGGCGGATGTCACCTACATCGAGAAGATCAAAACATTCAACTTCTTCAAGGATGCCGCAAACCGTGAGATTTTCATCAATCCCGCTGATGATGATAAAGATACTGTTGTTGTGGCTTTGGAGCCATATGTCCCCATGAG GTTCTCAAGCACCCGAGGAAGCAAGGTTGGATAG